The Desulfobulbus propionicus DSM 2032 DNA segment TGGGTTGACCTGTTCATTAACCTTTGGAAAAGGAACAATATACCACGGCTGCCAGCGCATCATGACAGCCATGCCCTTACGTGGGTCGTCTTTTACCGTTGTTGTCCCATTGATGCAATCACATCCCTTACCGGCCGAAGATCCACAGCCATTTTTCGAGATCATCCTTGCGGATTTTGGCAATTCTGTTATCTGTGCGGTTGTTTTTTCAATGACCGTGAACGGATGCCGGAGCATGTCCCTCTCCACCGTTCCTCGAACTTTTTCCCATTAGGATATGTTATGAATTTCCCGATTGATTTGTCCGCGTACACCCCTCTGCGCTTTTCCGTCGATCAGCAAGGGCTCGATCTGGAGCAGCGCACCACCTTGATCCGCAATATCAACTTGGTGCGCGACAGTATCGTCTTTTTTACCGCCTTGGCCAATACCAAAGGCCTGGGGGGACATACCGGCGGCGCCTACGATATTGTTCCCGAACTGCTGATTGCCGACGGGTTCATCAAAGGCGGTGACTCCTGCTATCCGGTCTATTTCGACGAAGCCGGTCACCGGGTGGCTATTCAGTACCTCATGGCAGTGCTTAACGGCTACCAGCCAGCCGAAGCGTTGCTCCATTACCGGGAATTCGGCAAGGGATTGTACGGCCATCCCGAGCGCAACGAGGCAGAGGGCGTCTTCTTCAGTTCCGGCCGCCTGGGCCACCTGTGGAGCCATGTCAACGGCGTGGCCGAGGCGAATCCGAGCCAGAAAATCTTCCTGTTCGGCAGCGACGGCTCCCAACAGGAGGGCGATGACGCCGAGGCGGCCCGTTATGCGGTCGCCAGAAAACTTAACATCAAATTGCTGCTCGACGACAACGACGTCACCATCGCCGGCCATCCGACTTCTTACATGCACGGCTATGATCTGTTGCGAACCTTGAGCGGTCACGGACTCGCGGTCCAGAGTTGCCAAGGTGAGGACATCGACAGCCTCTTTGCCTCTATTCGCCAGGCCATCGCTCACGACGGCCCAGCGGCGGTGGTCATCAAGCGCAAGATGGCGGTCGGCGTGGCCGGCATCGAAGGGTTGCCCAAGGGGCACGACGTCATCCCTGTGCCCATGGCCATTGACTACCTCACCGCCAAAGGGCACACCGCCGCAGTGGCCATGCTCCAGCAAGTGCCGGCCAAGGCGACGAAGACCGAATATCGCGGCAGCTCGACGGAATCGGCTAAAAATCGGGACGAATTCGGCAGGATCATCAGCGACCTGATCAAGGGACTCGACAATCCCGCATCCAAGGTTCTGGTGGTCGATTCCGACCTGGAAGGCTCCTGCGGTCTGCACCATATCCGCAAGAATTGCCCGGAGGTTTATGTCCATGGCGGCATCATGGAGCGCAACAACTTCTCGGTGGCTGCCGGTTTCGGCTCCACCTCCGGCAAACAGGGCATCTTCGGTACCTTTGCCGCCTTCCAGGAGATGGTGATTTCCGAGATCACCATGGCCCGGCTCAACCAGGCCAATGTACTGGCCCACTTTTCCCATTCCGGGGTGGACGACATGGCCGACAACACCTGCCATTTCGGTATCAACAACTTCTTTGCCGACAATGGCCTGGCCGAACACGACCGAACCCGGCTCTATTTTCCTGCCGATGCCCTGCAACTCAAGGCCATCCTCACCAAGGTGTTTCATGACCAAGGCTTGCGGTTCGTTTTCTCCACCCGATCCGGCACCCCTTTCATCCTGCGGGAAAACGGCGAGAAATTCTTCGGCGACGGCTACACTTTCTCCCCGGATCGCGACGAAGTCATCCGTGAAGGCCGAGACGGCTATATTGTCTCCTACGGCGAGATGCTCTACCGCTGTCTCCATGTGGTGGAACTACTCAAAGACGAGGGCATTCAGCTTGGCCTGATCAACAAACCTGTCCTCAACGTGATCGACGAGGCCATGCTTGCCAAGGTAGGCGCAAGCCCCATGGCCCTGATCATCGAAACCCAAAACAGTAAGACCGGCTTGGGCATCCGCTACGGCAGCTGGTTGCTTGAACGTGGTTTCACACCAAAGTACGCATATATGGGCACATGGAAAGATGGCGCAGGCGGTCTGTCCGAACAGATTCCCTATCAGGGGATGGGAACCGAGGCCATCCGCGACAAGGTGCTGCAGATGCTTCAGGGATAACCCCCCGCAATCGTCTCGACAGCGGCGACTTTGCCGCTGTACACCAAAAAAAAAACCGGAAATGCTTTTGTCATGACATTTCCGGTTTTTTTTAGACTACCTTAAAAAAACCTCTTTTTCGTTTCCACGAGTCGATAAATAGGTACTTTTGTTCAACCAACCACCACCGTCGATTGGTCATGCCTCTCCCGGGTTGCGGATGAGCTTATTGGCTGCTATTGGCGAAAAGTTTTAAATAATTACAAGGAATGGATAAGCTTGGAACATCGTTCTATCCTGCACCTCACCTTGACAAAATAATTTTATGGCTGGCATCACCGACATCCACACCCACGCCTTTCCCGACGCCATCGCCCGCAAGGCCATCCCCACCTTGGAGCGAGACGGCAACATCAAAGCCTATCTCAACGGCACGGTGGCCGACCTCTTGGCCTCCATGGACCGTGCCGGCATCGAGCGCTCGGTGCTCTGTTCGATCGCTACCCGACCGGAACAGTTCGCTCCCATCCTCGCATGGTCCAAGGCCATCCGCTCCGAGCGGATCATTCCTTTCCCCTCGCTCCATCCCGAAGACCCGCAACTGCTCGAACACTTGGAGATGGTTCACGCCGATGGATTCAAGGGGGTGAAGATGCACTCCTACTATCAAGACTATTTCCTCGACGACTACCGGCTCTTCGAGCTGTACGAACGCATGGGCGAGCTGGGCACCATCCTGGTGATTCACGCCGGCTACGACATCGCCTTTCCCCGCATCCGCAAGGCCGACCCCCAGCGGATCGTCGCTGTCTGCCGCCAGTTCCCCAAGCTCAAACTGATCGCCACCCATTTGGGGGGCTGGGATGAATGGGCGGACGTGCGCACACTGCTCACCGGCGAACCGATCTACATGGAGATCTCCTTTGCCCTCGATTTCCTTGATCAAAAGCGCCTGCGCGACATCCTGCTCAACCACCCGGCCGAATATCTGCTGTTCGGCACTGATTCGCCGTGGACCGATCAGGCTACCACCCTTAGGATGCTTGGCAAATTGGGCCTGCCGGACTCGCTGTTTGAACGGATCACCAGCACCAATGCCCGACGGCTGCTGGATGCATGAAGATGAAATAACGGAGGTGGGTGATGAACGGGAACCGGACAATCGTGCAGGCGATCATCCTCGCCCTGGGGCTGGTGACCTTGGCGGGTTGCGCTCCGCAGCGTCAATGGTCAAAACCAGGACTCAATCAGGCCGATTTCGACCGTGATGCGGCCCGCTGTCGGCGGGAGGCCGCCGTGTCCACCCAGCGGGACCCCTTTGCCCCTGATGCGGGGCACGGTCTGGAACGGGCAAATGTTCAGGAAAAACTTTTTGAGCAGTGCATGACTGCCCGCGGATACCGCTTGGTCGAGGGCGAGGAATCTGGACGATAAGATAAAGAGGCGGGGCCCGCCCCTCCGTTTCGAGGCCGGTTACGTGAAAGTCATCGTGCTGAAGATTCTCTCATTGATCTGGAAGCGCATGCATTTCATGCATGTGCCCCCATTCTTGCATTGTGAACCTTTCCCGTAATTTGGGAACGTAGACGCTCGGATGATCGTCACTAATGGCAATCTTCTCCGGCCATTCAAGCGGGGCAAAATTCGCCATTTGATTGATGACCTTGAGATCGCTTTCTCCCTGTGATTCTTGCCAGGCGCGCGGTAAGAGATGGTGTCGCTCGAGGGGCTTCTTTTTCGTTTTAAGGGCCGGATCAATCAGATCGCTCACCTTTTTATGCGAGAAAAGAACCGGAGCCCCAAGCCGATTTTGAGCGGCGATGTAAGCAAAAAGTTGGGAATTCCGTGCGGATGAACTCTCAAGTGTGTTCGCAGGGATATCATAGCCCGTCAGTTGCCGGAGGCGCCGAAGAGGAAAGATCCGACGCACACAGCAAGCGGCATGGAAATCAAAAGAACGGCGGGAAACGCAAGAGGACGGTGCTCGAATGAAGTTCCAAAAGTCACCGTATTAAATGGTATCGGCCTCGCCACCTGCCAATCAATTGCAAGGGGGCTCACTTACTTTATTGTTCTCGACAATTAAAAGACGACCTGCAGCCCGGCGGCAGACCGCTATTGGGTTCGGCGGTTTTAAAAAAATGAAAATTTTGTACAGGAGTTGTACAAATTGCCCTAAAAACAAAACAATCACTCACCAGAATCTAGGCAAGTGGCTGAATTATTGGCGCGCCCGGAGGGATTCGAACCCCCGGCACTCGGATTCGAAGTCCGATGCTCTATCCAGCTGAGCTACGGGCGCGTCGATGCGTACGGGTATCCGCTGGTCGAGCCAGCGACGTAGACGATGATCGCCGTGTGGGTGGCGATCCAAATGAAAAACCATTTTACCCGGAAACCAGCGGCCACGTCAACCCTGCCGCGCTGAGGAGCGGAAAAATCGCTCAGGCAAGGAGCCGCGGAGCATCCTCCCAGGGGTGGCGCATGGCCTCCAGCAGCCGCTGCGGATCGGTGTAGGCGGCCAGTCGGTCCCGGTTGGCGTCAAGCACCGGCAGGGCTTTGGCGGCCAGCTGTGCCGTGGCGTCGACAAAGCCGTACTCCCGCTTGATGTAAACGCCGGCCGCCCGGATCATGGCTTGAAGAAAGGCTTTTTCCGTTCCTTGGGCCCTATGCCAGGCTTGCTCCAGAATCTCGTGGACCTCGAAATGCAGGCCCAGATCCCAAAGGACCAGCCCCTGCCAGAGTACATCTTCCGGTCCAGAGGCGATGCCATCGAGGAAGCGCGCGTACCGCTCCAGGCGATCGTGGATGTAGGCCACCTGCTCCGGGCCAGGCCGGGCAGCGAGAAAACGATCCGCCACCCCCTGGGCCGGGGCGAGACGTTGCTCGCGCAGACAGGCGGGCAGCGCGGCCGACAGTTGGTTGCGGATGTCCCTGCTCAGCCGGTCACGGAACGGGTCAAAGGGATGATGAATCATTTGTCGCTCTCCTCGCCAATCGGGTATAGTGCCGCCACATGCGCTGGCCGCCACCCGGACCGCGCCATGCTTCCTCCATGATTGTCCCTCTTTTCATAAGGCAGACCGATGAAACTGTATAGCTGTATTACCGGACCGGACGACGAAACCTTTTGCAAACGCGTGTCCGACAAGCTCAACCGCGGCTGGCAGCTCCATGGCGGCCCCACCCTGACGTTTGACGGCAGAACGGTGATCGCTGGCCAAGCCCTGGTCAAGGAAGTCGAGGGCGAAGTCTTCACCATGGACACCACGATCAGCGCCTACTGATCCGATCCGTTCTCCGACATGCGGCTGATTCACACCTCGGATTGGCATCTTGGCCACCGCTTCCATGGGCGGCAGCGGCACGAGGAGCAGGGCCGTTTCCTGGACTGGCTGGTCGGCTCGATCGAGGAGCAAGGAATCGAGGCCCTGCTGGTGGCGGGCGACATCTTCGACACCACTGCCCCCGGCAGCCGGGCCCAGGCCCTCTATTATCGCTTCCTCCACCGGCTGGCCAGCTCCCCTTGCCGTCATGTGGTGATCACCGGCGGCAATCACGATTCGCCCGCTCTGCTCGAGGCGCCGCGGGAGCTGCTGCGCCAGCTGGACATCCATGTGGTCGGCATGGCCGACGGCAACCCGGACAAGGAGATCCTGTTGCTGCGCGATGGTCAAGGTCTGCCCGAACTGTTGATCTGCGCCGTGCCCTTTCTTCGCGACCGGGACATCCGCCAGGCAGCGGCCGGCGAGACCCTGGAGGAAAAAGGCCGGCAATTGCGCGAGGGCATCCGCGCCCATTACCAACAGGTATGCGAACTCGCCGATCAACGGCGCAGGGAGATCGACGCCAACCTGCCTCTGGTGGTCATGGGCCACCTCTTTGTGGCCGGCGGACGCACGATGGAAGGTGATGGCGTGCGCGAACTGATGGTTGGCGGCCTGGATCGGATCGACAGCAGCAGTTTTCCCGAATGGATCGATTATCTGGCCCTCGGCCATCTCCACCATGGTCAGCAGGTGGCCGGCAGCCCCACGCGGCGTTATTGCGGAGCACCGCTGCCGATGAGCTTTGCCGAGGCCGGTCTGCGCAAGGAAATCCTCCTCCTGACCACCCGGGGACGAGATGTGTCGGTAACGCCGTTGACCGTGCCGGTGTTCCAGTCCCTGGCCTCCTTGCACGGCGATCTGGACCAGTTGCTGGCTGGCCTCGCGCAACTGAAAATCCATCCCGACCCCGCCTGGGTCGAGCTGATTTACGAAGGGGAAACGGTTGTTCCCCGCCTGCGCGACGAGTTGCTGGCGGCGGTCGAAGGATCGGCGCTGAGCGTGCTGCGCATCCGCGACAGCCGCATCTATGATTATGTCCTGCGCCAGGCCCAGGAAGCGGAATCGCTCGATGATCTGAGCGTGGACGAGGTGTTTGAGCGCTGCCTGGAGAGCAACCATATCGAGCAAGGACAGCGGCAGATACTGCGCGGGGCCTTTGCCGAAATCGTGGCTGCTGTGGAACACGGGACCAGCGCCCCAGAGACGGCGCCATGAGGATCCACGCCGTCCGTCTGCGCAACCTCAACTCGCTGGCCGGAACCTGGGTCATCGACTTCACCGCTCCCGAATACACGGCCTCGGGCATCTTCGCCATCACCGGTCCCACCGGAGCGGGCAAATCCACCATCCTGGACGCCATCTGCCTGGCCCTGTTCGCCCGCACTCCCCGCCTTGGCCATATCAGCAAGGGCAGCAACGAGATCATGTCCCGCCGGACCGGCGACTGTTTTGCCGAGGTCGAATTCGAAACCCGGCGGGGCCGCTTTCGCTGTCACTGGGCCCAGCATCGCGCCCGCCGCAGTCCAGAAGGCGAGTTGCAGCCGCCACGGCATGAAATGGTCGACGCCACCAACGGCAAGGTCCTGGAAAGCCGCAGCAAGGAAGTCGGTCGTTTGGTGGAGCAAGTGACCGGCATGGATTTCGACCGGTTCACCCGCTCGATCCTGCTCGCCCAGGGGGAGTTTGCCGCCTTCCTCGAGGCCGACGCCGATCAACGCGCCCCGATCCTGGAACAGATTACCGGCACCGCCATCTATTCGCGCATCTCCATGGCCGTGCACGAACGGACCAGCGAGGAACGACGGAAAACCGAGCTCATCGCGGAAACCATGGGCAGTGTCTCGCTCCTGAGTTGTGATGAAGAGCAGGCCCTGACAGCGGCAATCAACGAACAGATGGCAACGGTGACCGCTCGACAGCGGCAGTTGGCCGAGCTCTCCCAAGCCCTGCACCGGATTGCCACCATCGAGTCGTTGCAGGTCCAGTTGGCCGAGACCGAGAGACTGCTGCTCGAACTGACCCGCCGCCGCGACGAGGACAAGGAGGTATTCCTCCGGCTGGAACGAGGCCTGCGCGCCCAGTCGCTGCTCGGCGACCACAACCGGCTCACCGAGACGGAAGGACGCCTGACCGGCCTGCGCGCCAAAAACGAGAGCCTGCGCGCTTCCCTGGAACAGCTCCGGGGGCAACAGCGGCAACGAGCCGAGGAATTGGCCCTGGCCGGTCTGCAACGGGAAGAACAGGCGACGCTGCAGCAACGGGAACAGGAGACGATCACCACGGTCTGCGCCCTGGACCTCCGCATCCACGAAAAGAGAAAACATCTCTCCCAGGCAACCGCCGCTCACCGACAAACCGCCCAGGAACGGGAACGGCTGCACCAACAGCGCCAGGAGCTGGACAAGCAGCTGATCGAGACAGACGCCCGTCAGCAGCAGCTCGACGCCTTTTTCCGTGCCCATGGAAATGACAGTCTGCTGGTGGAACAGTTGGCCGGGTATCGCCAGCAGCTGAACCAACTGGGAGGCAAGGAACAAGGCCTAGAGCGGATGGAACAACGGTTGCGGGAGCTGCGGACCAGCCGAACCGCGACCCAGGAGCAAATGGCCCGTCTCGGCGACGAGGAAGCGCGGGCAACCCAGACTCTAACCGTTTTGCGGCAGCGGCTGCGGTTACTGGAAACCCAGCGGGACGACCTCTTGGCCGGCCAGCCCCTCGCCGAATGGCGGCAGCAGGTAGAGGCCGAGGAGCTGCGACTGCGGCAGGTGGAAAAGGCCGCCGAACTGCTGCACCAGCAGCAACGCCTGGACATGGAGGCAGCAGCGCTTGACCGCCTGCTCCGAGACACCCAGGTTCGCATTGAGCGGGAGAAACACGAACTGCGGGCACTGGAAGACAAACGGTCGCTTCAGCAGCAGGTGGTGGCGCAGTGCGAGCGCAACCAGCAGCTGGCCCTGCGGATCCGCGGCTATGAACAAGAGCGTTCCCGGCTGGTGGAGGGACTTGCCTGCCCGCTGTGCGGCGCCACCCATCATCCCTTTGCCGAACATGGCGTGGAGGAGGCAATCATCGGGGACGAACCTGTTGCCGAGGCCCGCGCGGCCCTGGAGCGGATGACGACCGATATCGGCCAGCGGCGGGAGAAGTTGATCGGACTGGACAAGGACAGCGAACACGGCCAGCTGGCCCTGAACCGGGTGCGACAACAGCGATTGGAGCTGGAAGCAACGCTCACGCCGTTGCTGCCGCTGTTGGGCCAAACGGAGGATCGGTCCGCCGGGGCAACCCGGACCCTGGCACAGGGACGGGAGCGGATCGCCGCCCTGCGCGACCGCCTTCGAGCCGTCGAGGACCGGGAAAGCGAAC contains these protein-coding regions:
- a CDS encoding transketolase C-terminal domain-containing protein; its protein translation is MNFPIDLSAYTPLRFSVDQQGLDLEQRTTLIRNINLVRDSIVFFTALANTKGLGGHTGGAYDIVPELLIADGFIKGGDSCYPVYFDEAGHRVAIQYLMAVLNGYQPAEALLHYREFGKGLYGHPERNEAEGVFFSSGRLGHLWSHVNGVAEANPSQKIFLFGSDGSQQEGDDAEAARYAVARKLNIKLLLDDNDVTIAGHPTSYMHGYDLLRTLSGHGLAVQSCQGEDIDSLFASIRQAIAHDGPAAVVIKRKMAVGVAGIEGLPKGHDVIPVPMAIDYLTAKGHTAAVAMLQQVPAKATKTEYRGSSTESAKNRDEFGRIISDLIKGLDNPASKVLVVDSDLEGSCGLHHIRKNCPEVYVHGGIMERNNFSVAAGFGSTSGKQGIFGTFAAFQEMVISEITMARLNQANVLAHFSHSGVDDMADNTCHFGINNFFADNGLAEHDRTRLYFPADALQLKAILTKVFHDQGLRFVFSTRSGTPFILRENGEKFFGDGYTFSPDRDEVIREGRDGYIVSYGEMLYRCLHVVELLKDEGIQLGLINKPVLNVIDEAMLAKVGASPMALIIETQNSKTGLGIRYGSWLLERGFTPKYAYMGTWKDGAGGLSEQIPYQGMGTEAIRDKVLQMLQG
- a CDS encoding amidohydrolase family protein, coding for MAGITDIHTHAFPDAIARKAIPTLERDGNIKAYLNGTVADLLASMDRAGIERSVLCSIATRPEQFAPILAWSKAIRSERIIPFPSLHPEDPQLLEHLEMVHADGFKGVKMHSYYQDYFLDDYRLFELYERMGELGTILVIHAGYDIAFPRIRKADPQRIVAVCRQFPKLKLIATHLGGWDEWADVRTLLTGEPIYMEISFALDFLDQKRLRDILLNHPAEYLLFGTDSPWTDQATTLRMLGKLGLPDSLFERITSTNARRLLDA
- a CDS encoding DUF309 domain-containing protein produces the protein MIHHPFDPFRDRLSRDIRNQLSAALPACLREQRLAPAQGVADRFLAARPGPEQVAYIHDRLERYARFLDGIASGPEDVLWQGLVLWDLGLHFEVHEILEQAWHRAQGTEKAFLQAMIRAAGVYIKREYGFVDATAQLAAKALPVLDANRDRLAAYTDPQRLLEAMRHPWEDAPRLLA
- a CDS encoding DUF1737 domain-containing protein, producing the protein MKLYSCITGPDDETFCKRVSDKLNRGWQLHGGPTLTFDGRTVIAGQALVKEVEGEVFTMDTTISAY
- a CDS encoding exonuclease SbcCD subunit D C-terminal domain-containing protein yields the protein MRLIHTSDWHLGHRFHGRQRHEEQGRFLDWLVGSIEEQGIEALLVAGDIFDTTAPGSRAQALYYRFLHRLASSPCRHVVITGGNHDSPALLEAPRELLRQLDIHVVGMADGNPDKEILLLRDGQGLPELLICAVPFLRDRDIRQAAAGETLEEKGRQLREGIRAHYQQVCELADQRRREIDANLPLVVMGHLFVAGGRTMEGDGVRELMVGGLDRIDSSSFPEWIDYLALGHLHHGQQVAGSPTRRYCGAPLPMSFAEAGLRKEILLLTTRGRDVSVTPLTVPVFQSLASLHGDLDQLLAGLAQLKIHPDPAWVELIYEGETVVPRLRDELLAAVEGSALSVLRIRDSRIYDYVLRQAQEAESLDDLSVDEVFERCLESNHIEQGQRQILRGAFAEIVAAVEHGTSAPETAP
- a CDS encoding AAA family ATPase; the protein is MRIHAVRLRNLNSLAGTWVIDFTAPEYTASGIFAITGPTGAGKSTILDAICLALFARTPRLGHISKGSNEIMSRRTGDCFAEVEFETRRGRFRCHWAQHRARRSPEGELQPPRHEMVDATNGKVLESRSKEVGRLVEQVTGMDFDRFTRSILLAQGEFAAFLEADADQRAPILEQITGTAIYSRISMAVHERTSEERRKTELIAETMGSVSLLSCDEEQALTAAINEQMATVTARQRQLAELSQALHRIATIESLQVQLAETERLLLELTRRRDEDKEVFLRLERGLRAQSLLGDHNRLTETEGRLTGLRAKNESLRASLEQLRGQQRQRAEELALAGLQREEQATLQQREQETITTVCALDLRIHEKRKHLSQATAAHRQTAQERERLHQQRQELDKQLIETDARQQQLDAFFRAHGNDSLLVEQLAGYRQQLNQLGGKEQGLERMEQRLRELRTSRTATQEQMARLGDEEARATQTLTVLRQRLRLLETQRDDLLAGQPLAEWRQQVEAEELRLRQVEKAAELLHQQQRLDMEAAALDRLLRDTQVRIEREKHELRALEDKRSLQQQVVAQCERNQQLALRIRGYEQERSRLVEGLACPLCGATHHPFAEHGVEEAIIGDEPVAEARAALERMTTDIGQRREKLIGLDKDSEHGQLALNRVRQQRLELEATLTPLLPLLGQTEDRSAGATRTLAQGRERIAALRDRLRAVEDRESELQRLRAQLEQHTVQSSELQQQVQTARHALTTIDQDLFHLEGQRDEERAWIADCRRILRDHLRPLGIDDCPPGHGHSLLLHLETRLRNWKAQQEQMDRLTRLRSNLQTERDKLDLLLTTTIDRLAQQEGELERMRREQAGLLAERFELYGDRDPTMEEQRLKTLVQQAEAKEQGIRNQLIEVERELYGQGEQLRLNSEELDTLGPRVRELKTGLLARLVEAGFIDRDDVLGSLLADEELAELDKHRQTLDREQTMLTARLTEQRAALAREQALRDERRQEELEAAQAAGQQELEALHQRIGADRERLAVNARLKLQFEAQQQVLAAQHRELERWELLHQLIGSADGKKFRVFAQGLTFEVMISHANRQLRTMSDRYILLRDPKEPLALQVLDNYQAGEIRSTRNLSGGESFLVSLALSLGLSAMASHNVQVDSLFLDEGFGTLDEEALDAALQTLAELRQDGKLIGIISHVPMLRERIDARIQVLPGPGGRSRLRGPGCAQLG